The genomic window GGAACAGCGCCAGCAATCCCGTGGCGATCACCAGCCAGGCGCTGGCCTCGATGCCGATCAGGAAGGCGCCGCCCTCGACACGCAGGACGAAGCCCAGGGCGATCACCATCACGTCGAGGATCGCCACCGATTTCAGGCCGAAGGTGTAGGCGACGTTGAGCGCGAAATAGACCGTCACGATCCAGAAGAAGGCACGCGGCAGCCAGAGGAACGAGCCGGCCAGCGCGAAGGCCAGCAGCGCCGCCATCAACGCGAAGGCAAACGGCACGGCCACCGTACCCGCCGCCAGCGGCCGGCTCTTCTTGCGCGGGTGCACGCGGTCCGATTCGCGATCGCGGTAATCGTTGAGCACATAGACCGCGCTGGACACGGCGCAGAAGCAGGCGACGCCCAGCGCGACGTTGCGCAGATTGGCGGCGCTGAGCGCCGCGGGCGTAAAGAACAGGGGCGCGACGACAAACGCGTTCTTTACCCACTGCTCGGGCCGCAGCAGCCTGATGATCGCCAGAACGCTCATGGGGCTCCCTGCGGTCTCGCTGTGGGCATACTACACCATGGGCCCGAACGCCAGTCAGACACTAGGGGCGGTATTGCGTGTCTCGCCGGCGCCCTCGCTTCGTCCGAGACGAGGGCGTAGGCTTGCCTTCGTCATCAGGGAGACAACGATGAAGCTCTACATGCACCCGGTTTCGACCACGAGCCGTCCCGTGATGCAGTTCATCGCCGATAACGGCATCGAGTGCGAGATGCAGGTCATCGACATCCTCAAGGGCGAGCACTACGGCGAGGCCTACAGCAAGGCCAACCCCAACCACCTGATCCCGATGCTCGAGGACGGCGATTTCCGCCTCACCGAGAGCGCCTCGATCCTGCGCTACCTCGCCGAAAAGGCCGGTTCGTCGGCCTATCCCAAGGATCTCAAGGCGCGGGCGCGGGTCAACGAGATCATGGACTGGTTCAACTCCAACTTCTATCGCGACTGGGGCTACGGCCTGATCTACCCGCAGCTCTTCCCGCACCTGAAGCGCGAGAACGCCGTGGTGCAGGACGCCACGGTCGCCTGGGGCAAGGAGAAGTCCAAGGCCTGGCTGCAGATCCTCAACGACCACTGGATCGGACCCAATCGCAAGTACCTGTGTGGTGACGAGATCACCGTCGCCGACTATTTCGGCGCCGCGATCGTCACCGCCGGCGAGCTGGTGCATTGCGATTTCTCGGCCTATCCCAATATCAAGCGCTGGCTCGACACGATGAAGGCACGGCCGAGCTACCCGAAGATCTACGAAGTCTTCAACGGCTTCGTTGCCTCGACCAAGGGCCAGGGCCTTCAGGCGATCTAGTACCTTCCCCCGGAGGGGGAAGGTGCCCGAAGGGCGGATGGGGGATGTTGAAGACGGACTCCTGCGTTCGTCTTCAACATCCCCCATCCGGCGCTCCGCGCCACCTTCCCCCTCCGGGGGAAGGCAACCATTGAAAGGAGGCACCGACCATGATCAAGGGCCTGCACCACAACGCCTATCGCTGCCGGGACTCCGAGGAGACGCGGCGCTTCTACGAGGATTTCCTCGGCTTGCCGCTGACCCATGCACTCCATATCAAGGAGACCAAGACCGGACGCGACACGTCGGTGCTGCACACTTTCTTCCGCATGGACGACGGCTCGTGCCTGGCCTTCTTCGAGGCGCCCGACCGGCCCTTCGAGTTCAAGGAGCAGCACGATTTCGACCTGCACATCGCGCTCGAGGTCAGCCCGCAGACGCTCGAGGGCATGCTGGCCAAGGGCAAGCTCGAGGGCCGCGAGGTGCGTGGCATCTCCAACCACGGCTTCATCGACTCGATCTATTTCCGCGATCCCAACGGCTATGTCATCGAGCTCGCCGCCAAGAAAGCGGGCCACGACGATGCGATGAACGCCGAACGCGACGCGCACGACATCCTGAAGTCCTGGCAGGCGGGCAAACGCCGGCCCGCGGCCGCGGCGTCCTGACCGACGCCGTGCCCGACGATTCGCAGGAGCCGGTGATCGCGGCGATCGCCGCGATCACCCCGGCCCTGCTCCAGGGGCTGAATGCGCTCGAGTTCGCCGCGCGGCATCTAAACCCGGCGCAGTTGGCCCAGCTTGTCGACGCGATAGTCGACCGCGCGCCGCCATTG from Alphaproteobacteria bacterium includes these protein-coding regions:
- a CDS encoding decaprenyl-phosphate phosphoribosyltransferase gives rise to the protein MSVLAIIRLLRPEQWVKNAFVVAPLFFTPAALSAANLRNVALGVACFCAVSSAVYVLNDYRDRESDRVHPRKKSRPLAAGTVAVPFAFALMAALLAFALAGSFLWLPRAFFWIVTVYFALNVAYTFGLKSVAILDVMVIALGFVLRVEGGAFLIGIEASAWLVIATGLLALFLAVAKRRDDLVQGLDASHRKSIEGYSKPFLDSIIAVILGALLVTYLIYATDTNVMQRLGTTKVFYTTPFVVAGILRYLQITMVEERSGSPTRILLTDRMILWCVIGWLATFAVLIYGRFA
- a CDS encoding glutathione S-transferase family protein, whose product is MKLYMHPVSTTSRPVMQFIADNGIECEMQVIDILKGEHYGEAYSKANPNHLIPMLEDGDFRLTESASILRYLAEKAGSSAYPKDLKARARVNEIMDWFNSNFYRDWGYGLIYPQLFPHLKRENAVVQDATVAWGKEKSKAWLQILNDHWIGPNRKYLCGDEITVADYFGAAIVTAGELVHCDFSAYPNIKRWLDTMKARPSYPKIYEVFNGFVASTKGQGLQAI
- a CDS encoding VOC family protein — translated: MIKGLHHNAYRCRDSEETRRFYEDFLGLPLTHALHIKETKTGRDTSVLHTFFRMDDGSCLAFFEAPDRPFEFKEQHDFDLHIALEVSPQTLEGMLAKGKLEGREVRGISNHGFIDSIYFRDPNGYVIELAAKKAGHDDAMNAERDAHDILKSWQAGKRRPAAAAS